In the Longimicrobiales bacterium genome, one interval contains:
- a CDS encoding RNA methyltransferase — protein MVVLDHPKDLVNIAGVIRVMMNFGIPSLRLVNPDEFDGWRIGGIAHRSEHIVEAATIHDTLADAVSDVSFIVGTTARARTAGRAYVRPREAAERVSERLKEGKVAILMGREDRGLTNEGLDLCHAVTIIPTDPDYSSLNLAQAFLVLGYEMFMAADGGEDELPVGRRATRPPTQEELETTFEVIEAGLGRIEFFKAREPAAVMRTLRTIIMRAEPDLREAKLLRGIGYEIGHFIDRSGDS, from the coding sequence GTGGTTGTCCTGGATCACCCCAAGGACCTCGTGAACATCGCCGGAGTCATCCGGGTGATGATGAACTTCGGTATCCCCTCGCTTCGTCTCGTGAATCCCGACGAGTTCGACGGATGGCGGATCGGGGGCATCGCTCACCGTAGCGAACACATCGTCGAGGCGGCGACCATCCATGACACGCTCGCCGACGCTGTCTCTGATGTGTCGTTCATCGTGGGGACCACCGCGAGGGCTCGAACCGCCGGGCGGGCTTACGTGCGCCCACGCGAGGCCGCCGAACGAGTGAGCGAACGCCTCAAAGAGGGGAAGGTCGCCATCCTCATGGGACGCGAGGATCGCGGACTCACCAACGAGGGTCTCGACCTCTGTCACGCGGTCACGATCATCCCCACAGACCCCGACTATTCGAGCCTGAACCTCGCCCAGGCCTTCCTCGTGCTCGGCTACGAGATGTTCATGGCCGCAGACGGGGGCGAAGACGAACTCCCGGTGGGCCGCCGCGCGACCCGTCCCCCTACGCAAGAAGAACTGGAAACGACCTTCGAGGTGATCGAGGCTGGTCTCGGGCGGATCGAATTCTTCAAGGCCCGTGAACCTGCTGCTGTAATGCGCACACTCCGCACCATCATCATGCGCGCGGAACCCGACCTTCGTGAAGCCAAGTTATTACGTGGGATCGGGTATGAAATCGGTCATTTCATCGATCGCTCGGGCGACAGCTGA
- a CDS encoding twin-arginine translocase TatA/TatE family subunit: MIPSLGLITFGFWEILLVLGIVMVLFGAKKLPLLARGLGAGIRNFKGELSDPEDGDE, translated from the coding sequence ATGATCCCCTCCCTGGGACTCATCACATTTGGGTTCTGGGAGATTCTGCTGGTGCTCGGCATCGTGATGGTACTTTTCGGGGCGAAGAAGCTGCCGCTCTTGGCTCGCGGACTCGGCGCGGGTATTCGGAATTTCAAGGGGGAGCTGAGCGATCCCGAAGACGGGGACGAGTAG
- a CDS encoding acyl-CoA dehydrogenase encodes MSLITDTQPALTTLSEQEQMFQEAVRDFATAEIAPKVREMDEAQQIDAGIIQQLFELGLMGIEIPEMYGGTGADFFTSILVVEELSRVDPSIGVLVDVQNTLVVNAFTRWGSEELKAKYMPMLATGSIGAYALSEAGSGSDAFALTCRATQDGNDWVLNGQKLWITNGNEAEIFIVFATVDTDAGYKGITAFVVEKAFDGFTVGKKEDKLGIRASSTTELLFDNVRISPENVLGEVGCGYKTAIETLNEGRIGIGAQMLGLAQGALNHTVRYVKEREQFGRAIGSFQGVQFQLAEMVTEIEAARLLVYNAARLKDAGQPFLTQAAMAKLYASEMAQRVASMCIDLHGGYGFTKEYPVEKLYRDAKVGTIYEGTSNMQKQTIAKVLMR; translated from the coding sequence ATGTCGCTCATTACTGACACCCAGCCTGCCCTCACAACTCTGAGTGAGCAGGAGCAGATGTTCCAGGAGGCCGTGCGTGATTTCGCGACGGCCGAGATCGCCCCGAAGGTGAGGGAGATGGACGAAGCCCAGCAGATAGACGCGGGCATTATCCAACAGCTCTTTGAGCTCGGTCTCATGGGCATCGAGATCCCTGAGATGTACGGCGGCACCGGTGCGGATTTTTTCACATCCATTTTGGTGGTGGAGGAACTCTCACGCGTCGACCCGTCCATCGGCGTGTTGGTGGACGTGCAGAACACCTTGGTCGTGAACGCGTTCACCCGCTGGGGTTCCGAGGAACTGAAAGCCAAGTACATGCCGATGCTGGCCACCGGCAGTATTGGTGCGTACGCGCTCTCTGAAGCTGGAAGCGGCTCTGACGCCTTCGCCCTCACGTGCCGTGCCACTCAGGACGGCAATGACTGGGTGCTCAACGGTCAGAAGCTGTGGATCACAAACGGAAACGAAGCCGAGATCTTCATCGTGTTCGCGACCGTCGATACAGATGCGGGCTACAAGGGCATCACAGCATTCGTTGTCGAGAAGGCCTTCGACGGCTTCACGGTGGGTAAGAAGGAAGACAAGCTCGGCATCCGTGCGTCCTCCACAACTGAATTGCTCTTCGACAACGTCCGAATCTCTCCTGAGAACGTGCTCGGCGAAGTGGGTTGCGGATATAAGACCGCGATCGAGACACTCAACGAGGGCCGAATCGGGATCGGAGCTCAGATGCTCGGGCTGGCCCAGGGTGCGTTGAACCACACCGTCCGCTACGTAAAGGAACGCGAGCAGTTCGGGAGAGCGATCGGGTCATTCCAGGGCGTCCAGTTCCAACTCGCAGAAATGGTGACCGAGATCGAAGCGGCTCGACTGCTGGTCTACAACGCTGCGCGCCTCAAAGACGCCGGTCAGCCCTTCCTCACCCAGGCTGCCATGGCGAAGCTCTACGCTTCTGAGATGGCCCAACGTGTGGCATCCATGTGCATCGACCTTCACGGTGGGTACGGCTTCACCAAGGAATATCCGGTGGAAAAGCTCTATCGTGATGCGAAGGTCGGCACGATCTACGAAGGCACGTCCAACATGCAAAAACAGACCATTGCCAAGGTGCTCATGAGATGA
- the gcvH gene encoding glycine cleavage system protein GcvH produces the protein MSDIPSDLTYTEEHEYLKPTDEAGVYIVGVTDYAQGELGDVVFVELPDGGASFNRMDVFGTIEAVKAVSDLYCPVQGEIVGVNAALDDDPSLVNSDPYGEGWMVKLRVANEGDLDELLNSDAYADHIG, from the coding sequence ATGTCCGACATCCCCAGCGACCTGACTTACACGGAAGAGCATGAGTACCTCAAGCCGACCGACGAGGCCGGCGTGTACATCGTGGGGGTCACGGACTATGCCCAGGGCGAGCTCGGAGACGTCGTCTTCGTCGAGCTCCCCGACGGCGGAGCATCTTTCAATCGTATGGACGTCTTCGGTACCATCGAGGCCGTGAAGGCCGTGAGCGATCTATACTGCCCTGTGCAGGGTGAGATCGTCGGGGTCAACGCTGCCCTCGACGATGATCCGTCGCTGGTGAACTCCGATCCCTATGGTGAGGGTTGGATGGTCAAGCTCAGGGTGGCCAACGAGGGCGACCTCGACGAGCTCCTCAACTCGGACGCATACGCGGACCACATCGGCTAG
- the gcvP gene encoding aminomethyl-transferring glycine dehydrogenase, which translates to MNRIDSPADFEARHLGPRSSEIDSMLGVVGYDGLAGLIDDTVPHAIRMEGELDLPGALTEAQLMLRVREVASQNKVFRSYLGLGYSDTIVPGVILRNIMENPGWYTQYTPYQAEIAQGRLEALLNYQTMVIDLTGLPIANASLLDEGTAAAEAMHLAHGESKGDANIFFVSELCHPQTIEVVKTRAWPLGIEVVVDDHDSYELSDNVFGVLLQYPATDGSVLDYRSFASRASTLGAVVVVATDLMSLALLTPPGEWGADVVVGNSQRFGVPMGFGGPHAAFMAATESFKRKLPGRIIGVSVDVDGNRALRMALQTREQHIRREKATSNICTAQVLLAIMAGAYAVYHGPDGVRAIATRIRELAGVLAAGLELQGHELLSETFFDTVHVRPEGDAGEILALGIERGINLRDFGDGTIGIALDEVATADDIDELFEIFNSGQATEVTARGLSEQGGAPELPDWASRASAYLEHPVFNSYHSETEMLRYLHKLESRDLSLNASMIPLGSCTMKLNATSQMEAVTWPEMGRMHPFAPIDQAGGYQVIFSELEAWLAEISGFTATSLQPNSGAQGEYAGLLVIKAYHEDRNDHHRDICLIPASAHGTNPASAVMAGMKVVVVKSTDDGTIDVADLEAKAGEHADNLAAIMVTYPSTHGVFEEEIVDVTRIVHENGGMVYLDGANLNAQVGLARPGDYGADVCHINLHKTFAIPHGGGGPGMGPICVNDKLAPYLPGHPLHTVGGAKAIGPVSAAAWGSASILTISWAYIAMLGPDGVRTASEVAILNANYMVKRLEEYYPILYRGDNGLVAHEFIIDLRPLKKETGITEEDVAKRLIDYGFHAPTVSFPVAGTLMVEPTESEPLSELNRFVDALVAIRAEVHQVEMGLSDREDNALKHAPHTAAMVTADEWGHAYTRSHAAYPAAWTRDFKFWPHVRRVNNAHGDRNLICACPPIEAYSDAGTE; encoded by the coding sequence ATGAACCGCATCGACTCGCCCGCAGATTTCGAGGCTCGGCACCTCGGCCCTCGCTCCTCTGAAATCGATTCAATGCTCGGCGTCGTCGGATACGACGGACTCGCGGGGCTTATCGACGACACCGTGCCTCACGCCATTCGCATGGAGGGTGAGCTCGACCTTCCGGGAGCCTTGACCGAGGCGCAGCTCATGTTGCGCGTTCGCGAAGTGGCTTCCCAGAACAAGGTCTTCCGGTCGTACCTGGGGCTGGGGTACAGCGACACGATCGTCCCCGGCGTCATTCTGCGGAACATCATGGAAAACCCCGGCTGGTATACGCAGTACACGCCCTACCAGGCCGAGATTGCCCAGGGTCGTTTGGAGGCCCTGTTGAACTACCAGACGATGGTGATCGACCTCACGGGCCTCCCCATCGCGAATGCGTCGCTGCTCGACGAGGGGACCGCCGCGGCGGAAGCGATGCACTTGGCACATGGTGAATCCAAGGGCGACGCGAACATCTTCTTCGTGTCCGAGTTGTGCCACCCGCAGACCATTGAGGTCGTGAAGACTCGCGCGTGGCCGCTGGGGATTGAGGTGGTGGTGGATGACCACGACAGCTACGAGCTGAGTGACAATGTGTTTGGAGTGCTGCTCCAGTATCCGGCTACGGACGGAAGCGTATTGGACTATCGCTCGTTCGCGTCGAGGGCCTCGACCTTGGGTGCAGTCGTTGTTGTTGCGACAGATCTGATGTCGCTGGCCCTGCTGACGCCGCCGGGCGAGTGGGGCGCGGATGTCGTGGTCGGCAACTCTCAGCGCTTCGGCGTGCCGATGGGCTTTGGCGGCCCGCACGCGGCGTTCATGGCCGCGACCGAGTCGTTCAAGCGAAAACTCCCGGGTCGCATCATTGGTGTGTCGGTCGACGTCGATGGCAACCGGGCACTGCGCATGGCGCTCCAGACACGGGAGCAACACATCCGCCGTGAGAAGGCGACGTCGAACATCTGCACGGCGCAGGTCCTGCTCGCAATCATGGCCGGGGCCTATGCGGTCTATCATGGACCGGACGGAGTGCGCGCCATCGCAACGCGGATCCGTGAATTAGCCGGAGTGCTCGCTGCGGGACTCGAGCTCCAGGGGCATGAGCTGCTCTCCGAGACTTTCTTCGACACGGTGCACGTCCGGCCCGAGGGTGATGCCGGTGAGATCCTCGCGCTCGGGATCGAGCGAGGCATCAACCTGCGAGACTTCGGCGACGGTACGATCGGGATTGCGCTGGATGAGGTCGCGACCGCGGACGACATCGACGAGCTGTTCGAGATCTTCAATTCCGGCCAGGCCACCGAAGTCACCGCGCGTGGTCTGTCGGAGCAGGGTGGGGCGCCAGAGCTGCCTGACTGGGCGAGCCGTGCCAGTGCATATCTCGAGCACCCTGTGTTCAACAGTTATCACTCCGAAACCGAGATGCTGCGCTACCTGCACAAGCTCGAATCGAGAGATCTCTCGCTGAATGCCAGCATGATCCCACTGGGATCGTGCACCATGAAGCTGAACGCGACCAGCCAGATGGAGGCGGTCACGTGGCCAGAGATGGGCAGGATGCACCCGTTCGCCCCCATCGATCAGGCGGGTGGTTATCAGGTGATCTTCTCGGAGCTCGAAGCCTGGCTCGCTGAGATCAGTGGCTTCACCGCGACATCGTTGCAGCCCAATTCGGGAGCCCAGGGGGAGTACGCTGGACTCTTGGTCATCAAGGCTTACCACGAAGATCGGAACGATCATCACCGTGATATTTGCCTCATTCCTGCCTCAGCTCATGGTACGAATCCGGCGAGTGCGGTCATGGCAGGAATGAAGGTCGTGGTCGTTAAAAGCACGGACGACGGCACGATCGACGTGGCCGACTTGGAAGCCAAGGCGGGAGAGCACGCGGACAACCTCGCGGCGATCATGGTGACGTATCCCTCGACGCACGGTGTGTTTGAAGAGGAGATCGTCGACGTGACGCGGATCGTCCATGAGAACGGGGGCATGGTCTACCTGGATGGCGCCAATCTGAACGCTCAGGTCGGCCTGGCTCGTCCAGGTGACTACGGTGCCGACGTCTGCCACATCAATCTTCACAAGACGTTCGCTATTCCTCACGGTGGTGGTGGGCCCGGTATGGGTCCGATTTGTGTCAACGACAAGCTCGCTCCGTACCTCCCTGGGCATCCGCTTCACACTGTGGGCGGAGCCAAGGCGATCGGTCCGGTGTCTGCGGCGGCGTGGGGAAGCGCGAGCATTCTGACGATTTCGTGGGCCTATATCGCCATGCTCGGGCCCGACGGAGTCCGTACGGCCTCTGAGGTCGCGATCCTGAACGCCAACTACATGGTTAAGCGGTTGGAGGAGTACTACCCGATCCTCTATCGCGGCGACAACGGCTTGGTAGCGCATGAGTTCATCATCGATCTACGTCCACTGAAGAAGGAAACGGGGATCACGGAAGAGGATGTGGCGAAGCGCCTCATTGACTACGGCTTCCATGCCCCCACGGTCTCGTTCCCGGTTGCAGGCACACTGATGGTCGAGCCGACCGAGAGTGAGCCGCTCTCCGAGCTGAATCGTTTCGTGGACGCGCTCGTTGCGATTCGTGCTGAGGTCCACCAGGTGGAGATGGGCCTCTCGGATCGTGAGGACAACGCACTCAAGCATGCGCCCCATACTGCAGCCATGGTCACGGCGGACGAGTGGGGTCACGCGTATACCAGGAGCCACGCGGCGTATCCGGCGGCATGGACGCGGGATTTCAAGTTCTGGCCCCACGTGCGGCGTGTGAACAACGCGCACGGTGACCGGAACCTCATTTGTGCGTGCCCGCCTATCGAGGCCTACTCGGACGCCGGTACGGAGTAG
- a CDS encoding biotin/lipoate A/B protein ligase family protein, with protein MSTAGIKWRVIRDDPLSGARNMSLDHALALTPRPREGVLRLYTWASPTVSFGRNEPAKEHYDRAAGANKGIEFVRRPTGGRAVLHDMEATYSVVLPDRMYGGPRGIYKKVNEGLASGLAELGAEVSVAVGGVALSPDAGPCFRVPAPGEVMAQGRKLVGSAQVRLGSSVLQHGSIMLAGDQSLLASLGGGVDDTAPPATLVSLIGEIDGDDLAEALTRGLKLALGGDWSDGAYRSGEIAEADWLEKERYTTDEWTWSK; from the coding sequence ATGTCGACTGCTGGGATCAAGTGGCGGGTCATACGAGACGACCCTCTGTCCGGGGCGCGCAACATGTCCCTGGACCATGCCCTCGCTCTAACGCCTCGCCCGAGGGAGGGTGTGCTTCGACTCTATACGTGGGCTTCGCCTACGGTCTCGTTCGGTCGCAATGAACCTGCGAAGGAGCACTACGACCGTGCGGCGGGTGCCAACAAAGGGATCGAGTTCGTCAGACGCCCCACGGGCGGACGAGCCGTTCTGCATGACATGGAGGCCACGTACTCGGTCGTGTTGCCTGATCGGATGTACGGTGGACCTCGCGGCATCTATAAGAAAGTGAACGAGGGGTTGGCCTCCGGGCTGGCTGAGTTGGGTGCGGAGGTTTCTGTCGCGGTGGGTGGGGTCGCTCTTTCCCCAGATGCGGGTCCGTGTTTTCGGGTGCCGGCGCCAGGTGAAGTCATGGCCCAAGGCCGCAAGCTTGTCGGCAGCGCGCAGGTACGCCTCGGCAGTTCAGTGCTTCAGCACGGGTCCATCATGCTCGCGGGTGATCAATCACTCCTGGCCAGTCTTGGCGGCGGGGTAGACGACACGGCCCCTCCGGCCACGTTGGTGTCGCTGATTGGTGAGATCGACGGGGATGACCTGGCAGAAGCGCTGACTCGAGGACTGAAGCTGGCTCTCGGCGGCGATTGGAGTGATGGCGCGTACCGGTCGGGCGAGATCGCAGAGGCGGACTGGTTGGAGAAGGAGCGATACACGACCGACGAATGGACTTGGTCCAAATAG
- a CDS encoding ABC transporter substrate-binding protein, whose translation MKRSLACAAALMFGACGGDGGGVASSDPFCQQVLPVVSAFMAEARADNPVPSDERYGGTAVAGGAGELAGGMNVAGGMDYSAVQHHQFVNLMTLLDYDADGTPRPYLAESWEISEDNTEITWHIRQDVMWHDGEQTDAHDVAFTFAVVTDPATAFPNSSYWDHYEQGSDAIEIVDDFTIKMRLRPHADFLDPWRSVAIMPEHLLGDVPHDEIGAHPYGSQCPVGNGPFVFDSHDIDDRWIFTANPVFPEALGGRPFLDRYIYRMIPEQTTLLTELLTDNLEIYIKVRPDQAEQIIDAPSADLLNFTFRNYVMVVWNARRPQFADSRVRRAITMATNRPEIVQAIQQGYGIVANSSVPPFHWAYDDGPDFGTAYDRAGASALLDEAGWQDRDGDGVRENADGLPLEFSIKYNTGNRQRQNIAEIMQTQLSQVGITATPEVVDFPTLLGQINSPEREFDGVVMGWVVEYKLDDMNLFHSERIDQPFAWSGTNNAEIDRLLDELSFVVDRDEAIQLWSEYQRALDREHPYTFFYYPDQLDGVSKRLKGVTADARGEWVSVRGWYLDPASR comes from the coding sequence ATGAAGCGGTCTTTGGCGTGCGCGGCAGCGCTCATGTTCGGCGCATGCGGCGGTGATGGTGGGGGCGTGGCTTCTAGCGATCCCTTCTGCCAGCAGGTGCTCCCGGTGGTCAGCGCCTTTATGGCGGAGGCACGGGCGGACAATCCGGTACCCTCCGACGAGCGATACGGAGGCACCGCCGTCGCAGGTGGTGCGGGTGAGTTGGCTGGAGGGATGAACGTGGCAGGAGGGATGGACTACTCCGCCGTCCAGCATCATCAATTCGTGAACTTGATGACGTTGCTTGACTACGATGCGGACGGGACTCCACGCCCGTACTTGGCCGAGTCATGGGAGATCAGCGAAGACAACACCGAGATCACCTGGCACATCCGTCAGGATGTCATGTGGCATGATGGCGAACAGACGGACGCCCATGATGTGGCGTTCACCTTCGCGGTGGTTACAGATCCCGCCACGGCGTTCCCAAATTCCTCGTATTGGGATCACTACGAGCAGGGATCAGATGCGATCGAGATCGTCGACGACTTCACGATCAAGATGCGCCTCAGGCCGCACGCCGATTTTCTCGACCCGTGGCGCAGTGTCGCGATCATGCCCGAGCACCTTCTTGGCGATGTGCCGCACGACGAAATCGGGGCACACCCCTACGGATCTCAGTGCCCAGTTGGAAATGGTCCGTTCGTCTTCGACTCCCATGACATCGACGACCGGTGGATTTTTACCGCCAACCCGGTGTTTCCAGAGGCGCTCGGCGGCCGCCCGTTCTTGGATCGTTACATCTACAGAATGATCCCCGAACAGACGACGCTCCTCACCGAGTTGCTCACTGACAACCTCGAGATTTACATCAAGGTTCGGCCTGACCAGGCGGAGCAGATCATCGATGCGCCAAGCGCCGACCTGCTCAATTTCACGTTCCGCAATTACGTGATGGTCGTTTGGAATGCGCGCAGGCCGCAGTTCGCAGATTCCCGGGTTCGCCGGGCCATCACGATGGCGACGAATCGCCCAGAAATTGTTCAAGCGATTCAGCAGGGATATGGTATCGTGGCGAATTCCAGCGTCCCGCCGTTCCACTGGGCGTACGACGATGGTCCAGACTTCGGGACGGCGTACGACAGAGCAGGGGCGTCCGCCCTCTTGGACGAAGCTGGCTGGCAGGATCGTGACGGAGACGGTGTGCGTGAGAACGCAGACGGATTGCCGCTCGAGTTCTCCATCAAGTACAACACTGGAAATCGACAGAGGCAGAACATCGCCGAGATCATGCAGACTCAGCTGAGCCAGGTTGGCATCACGGCAACGCCTGAGGTGGTCGACTTCCCCACGCTCCTGGGTCAAATCAACTCACCCGAGCGTGAATTCGACGGTGTGGTGATGGGTTGGGTGGTCGAGTACAAGCTGGATGACATGAACCTCTTCCATTCCGAGCGAATCGATCAGCCGTTCGCGTGGTCAGGGACCAACAATGCTGAGATCGACAGACTCCTCGATGAGCTCAGCTTCGTGGTGGATCGTGACGAAGCCATCCAGCTCTGGTCCGAATACCAGCGGGCCCTGGACCGGGAGCACCCCTACACATTCTTCTACTATCCAGACCAGCTGGATGGCGTGAGTAAGCGCCTGAAAGGCGTGACGGCAGATGCTCGAGGGGAGTGGGTCAGCGTTCGCGGGTGGTATTTGGATCCGGCGAGTCGTTGA
- a CDS encoding ABC transporter permease, giving the protein MTKYLLRRVLSSVPLIFGISTIIFFVVNAAPGDPIDTFLSPGMTAESAEQMRVNFGLDRPVHVRYGKWLSATLRGDFGHSVRYGRPAIDVIRELLPNTLLLSASALVLSLFFGVVLGAIQAVRQYSVLDSTLSVGLLFFYSMPSFWLALMLMLTLSYMAGPAFWDWPISFPVSAMNGDEYQLLSFWGRVGDRIWHLVLPTLSLSLVLTAGIARYMRSSMLEVIRQDFVRTARAKGLPERTVIFKHALRNSLIPIITILGLYIPVLFSGTVLIESVFAWPGMGRAMVLAIGQRDYAMIMGGSFFFATFVVLGNLMADALYAVVDPRIRYD; this is encoded by the coding sequence GTGACGAAGTACCTGCTTCGCCGTGTGCTCAGTTCAGTGCCGCTCATCTTTGGTATCTCGACCATCATATTTTTTGTGGTCAATGCCGCACCGGGCGATCCCATCGACACCTTCTTGAGCCCCGGCATGACTGCCGAGTCAGCCGAGCAAATGCGTGTCAATTTTGGCCTCGATCGCCCCGTTCACGTCCGCTACGGCAAGTGGCTCAGCGCGACGCTTCGGGGTGACTTCGGCCATAGCGTTAGGTACGGCCGACCTGCCATCGATGTGATCCGCGAGTTGCTTCCCAATACCCTATTGCTGAGTGCCTCAGCGCTAGTGCTGTCCCTCTTTTTCGGGGTCGTGCTCGGAGCCATACAGGCGGTGCGACAGTACTCGGTGCTGGATTCGACCCTGAGCGTCGGGCTTCTGTTCTTCTATTCCATGCCGTCGTTCTGGCTGGCTCTTATGCTCATGCTGACGCTGAGCTACATGGCCGGGCCCGCGTTTTGGGACTGGCCGATCTCGTTTCCCGTATCGGCTATGAACGGCGACGAGTACCAGCTTTTGAGCTTCTGGGGGAGGGTTGGCGACCGTATCTGGCATCTCGTTCTTCCCACTCTTTCGCTCTCGCTCGTACTCACGGCGGGCATTGCCCGTTATATGCGCTCCAGTATGCTCGAAGTGATCCGCCAGGATTTTGTGCGGACCGCCAGAGCGAAGGGCCTCCCCGAGCGTACCGTCATTTTCAAGCACGCGTTACGGAATTCGCTGATTCCGATCATCACGATCCTGGGCCTCTACATCCCGGTCTTGTTCAGTGGGACCGTGCTTATCGAGAGCGTCTTCGCATGGCCGGGCATGGGTAGGGCGATGGTTCTGGCCATCGGCCAGCGTGACTACGCGATGATCATGGGTGGGAGCTTCTTTTTTGCGACGTTCGTGGTTCTGGGGAATCTCATGGCAGATGCTCTGTACGCTGTGGTCGACCCCAGGATTCGGTATGACTGA
- a CDS encoding ABC transporter permease, whose product MTEPARSVRNRILSLAFPGLPQILDGRWGVGSMALLIWCGHLWIAAASFELIPGAMRGAWDDKFAVLTLVGGLVGMWLWSWFDVSRTRVARVVGVSQWDLALRAFSRNRTAVVGLIMLVLLYLVAILTPLITPLDPLAQAENLVDGRFLGMSEAHLLGTDEYGRDVFTRLLYGARISLTIGLLAMGIAVTIGTLVGSVAGYLGGYVDAVVMRFVDMVISFPRLILLLTIVAVFRPSFSLIVVVLGLTLWPATARIVRGEVLSLREREFVQAAQALGYSKRRIILKHLIPNALAPVIVAATLGVGNTIVLEAGLSFLGVGLPSSTPSWGNMVADGQEVMLNAWWIATFPGLAIVFTVLSFNLVGDGLRDALDPRLRS is encoded by the coding sequence ATGACTGAGCCCGCACGGTCCGTACGCAACAGGATCCTCTCCTTGGCGTTTCCTGGGTTGCCCCAGATTCTCGATGGCCGATGGGGCGTCGGCTCGATGGCGTTGCTGATTTGGTGCGGTCATCTGTGGATTGCTGCGGCCTCATTCGAGTTGATCCCCGGGGCGATGCGCGGCGCATGGGACGACAAGTTCGCCGTGCTCACTCTAGTCGGGGGGCTCGTGGGGATGTGGCTCTGGTCGTGGTTCGACGTGAGTCGCACTAGAGTGGCCCGGGTCGTCGGGGTCAGTCAGTGGGATCTCGCGCTCCGCGCCTTCTCGCGGAACCGGACTGCCGTAGTGGGACTCATCATGCTGGTCCTGCTCTACCTGGTGGCGATCCTCACGCCCCTCATCACGCCACTGGATCCGTTGGCGCAGGCCGAGAACTTGGTCGACGGACGCTTCCTTGGGATGTCGGAGGCGCACCTGTTGGGGACCGACGAATACGGCCGCGATGTCTTCACAAGATTGTTGTACGGCGCCCGCATTTCGCTCACCATCGGACTCTTGGCGATGGGGATTGCGGTCACGATCGGCACACTCGTGGGTTCGGTCGCGGGCTACCTCGGAGGTTATGTCGACGCCGTCGTCATGCGCTTCGTCGACATGGTGATCTCTTTTCCAAGGCTCATCCTCCTCCTCACGATCGTGGCAGTGTTCCGGCCCTCGTTCTCCTTGATCGTTGTCGTGCTGGGACTGACGCTTTGGCCTGCGACGGCTCGAATCGTCCGCGGTGAGGTTCTCTCGCTCCGCGAACGTGAGTTCGTCCAGGCGGCTCAGGCGTTGGGTTACTCGAAGCGGCGCATCATTCTGAAGCACCTCATTCCAAATGCCCTCGCGCCGGTCATCGTGGCCGCGACCTTAGGCGTGGGAAACACGATCGTGCTAGAGGCGGGGCTGTCGTTTCTCGGGGTCGGCCTTCCAAGTTCTACCCCGTCGTGGGGCAACATGGTCGCAGACGGCCAAGAGGTCATGTTGAACGCGTGGTGGATCGCGACTTTCCCAGGACTCGCCATCGTATTCACCGTTCTTTCGTTCAACCTGGTAGGTGACGGACTTCGTGATGCGCTCGACCCGAGACTTCGCTCATGA